Proteins from a genomic interval of Paenibacillus sp. FSL H8-0048:
- a CDS encoding helix-turn-helix transcriptional regulator: protein MLDSDLLYEQGYSIRINTPADPLFYYFDYDQRSHDINMEFQHDHDFYEIHILLDSSATHIIEGNVHALQQYDIVLLAPYRLHMTQYPAGPPHKRLIINFNLPRNMPGFETAYNAMLQPFSEEVPIFRFTGGPRSAVFEPLNAIFNCSRSTSPLNPVLIHSLFQQFLCSLSQQYDKNAYVLEEIGNAMMQKIYSITAHIHSHYGSELSLDSISKEFYISPYYLSHQFRTVTGFTLTEYIQMTRVRKAQQLLLHTRHKISDIAGQCGFNSFSQFNRIFNKQSGMSPSAFRKAQGPSGGASSLSSY from the coding sequence ATGCTCGACAGCGACCTGTTATACGAACAAGGTTATAGTATACGTATCAATACTCCGGCTGATCCGCTCTTTTACTATTTTGACTACGATCAGCGCTCTCACGACATCAATATGGAGTTTCAGCACGATCATGACTTTTATGAGATTCATATTCTGCTGGATTCCAGCGCTACTCATATTATTGAAGGCAATGTACATGCCCTGCAGCAATATGACATTGTTCTGCTCGCCCCGTACCGGCTGCATATGACCCAGTATCCCGCGGGCCCGCCGCACAAACGGCTGATTATCAACTTCAACCTGCCCAGGAATATGCCCGGATTTGAGACCGCTTACAATGCAATGCTGCAGCCGTTCTCCGAGGAGGTTCCGATCTTCCGGTTCACCGGAGGACCGCGCAGTGCCGTGTTCGAGCCGCTCAATGCCATTTTCAACTGTTCCCGCAGCACTTCACCCCTGAACCCTGTGCTGATTCACAGTCTGTTCCAGCAGTTTCTGTGCAGCCTGTCCCAGCAGTATGACAAGAATGCGTACGTGCTGGAAGAGATCGGCAATGCCATGATGCAAAAAATCTATTCGATTACCGCCCACATTCACAGCCATTACGGCAGCGAGTTATCCCTGGACTCCATCTCCAAGGAATTCTATATCAGCCCTTATTATTTATCGCACCAGTTCAGAACCGTCACCGGCTTCACCTTGACCGAATACATCCAGATGACCCGCGTCCGCAAAGCCCAGCAGCTCCTGCTCCATACCCGGCACAAGATTTCCGACATCGCCGGACAATGCGGCTTCAACAGCTTCTCCCAGTTCAACCGCATCTTCAATAAGCAGAGCGGCATGTCCCCTTCCGCGTTCCGCAAGGCGCAAGGGCCTTCTGGCGGGGCTTCGTCTTTGAGTTCGTATTAA
- a CDS encoding VOC family protein, which yields MSGLLGNHFMTQIGILVHDIEKVSQAYADFFGLDKPQISITDTADIARTEYNGRGTGARAKLAFFDMGSLQLELIEPDHEPSTWRDYLNEHGEGVHHIAFVVEGMKEKIMLLEGKGFPLQQKGEYTGGRYAYMDTFKELKVVLELLENDK from the coding sequence ATGTCAGGATTACTTGGGAATCACTTCATGACACAGATTGGGATTCTAGTTCATGATATCGAGAAGGTGAGTCAGGCGTATGCAGACTTTTTCGGACTGGACAAGCCTCAGATCAGCATCACGGACACAGCCGATATTGCCCGGACGGAGTATAACGGCAGAGGGACAGGGGCGCGGGCGAAGCTTGCATTTTTTGACATGGGGTCCTTGCAGCTAGAATTGATTGAACCGGATCATGAGCCGAGCACCTGGCGGGATTACCTGAATGAGCACGGGGAAGGGGTTCACCATATTGCGTTCGTGGTAGAAGGTATGAAGGAGAAGATTATGCTGCTTGAAGGCAAGGGATTTCCGCTTCAGCAGAAGGGTGAATATACAGGCGGACGGTATGCTTATATGGATACGTTCAAGGAATTGAAGGTAGTGCTGGAATTGCTGGAGAATGACAAATAG
- a CDS encoding alpha-mannosidase, with protein MLFTEEKLIKRQAEVEKYRYLKVQELTEFAFAEDEEGANGVYPQSVSFDGIIRLQEHWRGRDRYIWLRTEVVLPPSQAGFKIAGRFDFGKTGDFNNSGFESLLFVNGSPYQGVDNNHREVIFGDEWGGQTVELAFRLWSGLEGGGVPRIQEHRLNEAFIGYLDEGIDDLFYMSKAALDTFRYLGRDQPEKQWLLRALNEAFRLIDWSEPGSPEHTASLYQAGASLNQAIEAMPQTFDVTLTAVGHTHIDVAWLWRLKHTREKTARSFSTVLRLMEEFPEYQFLQTQPQLYAYLEQDYPELFGRIKEKVKEGRWEAEGAMWLESDCNIPSGESLVRQIMLGKRYLREQFGVESKYLWLPDVFGYSWALPQILRKSGIDTFMTTKISWNQFNRMPHDTFWWRGMDGSEVLTHFITTSEKDGAEYTYNGRMTAGLLRGIWNSYQDKEINDHLMFAYGWGDGGGGPTREMLELRRRFDKLPGIPKIEMGSAGEYFTGLHERIGKTEAFVHTWNGELYFECHRGTYTSQARNKKYNRRLELLLRDAEWLHTLMGVRQGNLETAYPAAELTGIWEILLRNQFHDIIPGSSIAEVYEDSVAEYAEGEARSLALINGVADANSGNKPEQQAFTLLNSTNWNRPRYALLPIDAADSVQVHNADGNRLWQQRTADGEVLVYVPSVPALGTAVLKVVRGQAAEGSQEAQIQPLAAVSGNTLSTPLVEVVWNEQGHFTSMVDRKSGRELLAPGQRGNVLQVFEDKPLDFEAWDIDIFYQEKMNEITQLTGCELTENGPLRAVLRMTWTYHRTTVTQDIIFYRDTVRIDFRTELDWHGHNQLLKVAFPVDIHALEATYDIQFGNVKRPTHWNTSWDYARFETVGHQWADVSEKGYGIALLNDCKYGYDIKDSVLRLTLLKSAVHPDPQQDQGHHEFTYALYPHTGDFVEGGVVQEAWELNHPLRSVAGELEGNPLLYVDGAHVTVDAIKRSEDGSDVVLRLHEYAGSRTKVTIDSAYEIASWQECNLMEEPLGDWQEAEELSFQVKPYEIRTFRIKLRGTHVDEGGYGQWK; from the coding sequence ATGTTATTCACAGAAGAAAAGCTGATCAAACGCCAGGCTGAAGTGGAAAAGTATAGATATCTTAAGGTCCAGGAGCTTACAGAGTTCGCGTTCGCTGAGGATGAGGAAGGGGCTAACGGGGTATACCCGCAGTCGGTGTCCTTTGATGGCATCATCAGGCTTCAGGAGCATTGGCGTGGGCGGGACCGTTACATCTGGCTGCGCACGGAGGTTGTACTGCCGCCAAGTCAGGCAGGCTTCAAAATTGCCGGCAGATTTGATTTTGGCAAAACAGGGGATTTCAATAACTCCGGCTTCGAATCGCTGCTGTTCGTGAACGGCTCGCCTTATCAGGGCGTAGATAACAACCATAGAGAGGTAATCTTCGGTGATGAATGGGGCGGGCAGACGGTAGAGCTGGCCTTCCGGCTGTGGTCGGGACTTGAGGGCGGCGGAGTGCCCAGAATTCAGGAGCACCGGCTCAACGAAGCATTCATCGGCTATTTGGACGAGGGCATAGATGATCTGTTCTACATGTCAAAGGCGGCGCTCGACACCTTCCGTTACCTGGGCAGAGACCAGCCGGAGAAGCAGTGGCTGTTAAGAGCACTGAATGAGGCCTTCCGTCTGATCGACTGGTCAGAGCCGGGTTCGCCAGAGCATACGGCTTCACTCTATCAGGCAGGTGCAAGTCTGAATCAGGCGATAGAGGCAATGCCGCAGACTTTTGACGTAACGCTAACAGCTGTCGGCCATACCCATATTGATGTTGCCTGGCTATGGCGCTTGAAGCATACCCGTGAAAAGACAGCCCGATCCTTCTCCACCGTACTGCGGCTGATGGAGGAGTTCCCGGAGTACCAGTTCCTGCAGACGCAGCCTCAGTTGTACGCTTATCTGGAGCAGGATTATCCGGAGCTGTTCGGTCGGATCAAAGAGAAGGTGAAGGAAGGCCGCTGGGAAGCGGAAGGGGCGATGTGGCTGGAGTCGGATTGTAATATCCCGTCCGGCGAGTCGCTGGTCCGCCAGATTATGCTGGGCAAGCGCTATCTCCGTGAACAATTCGGCGTAGAGAGCAAGTACCTGTGGCTGCCGGATGTCTTCGGATACAGCTGGGCATTGCCGCAGATTCTGCGCAAATCGGGTATCGACACGTTCATGACGACCAAAATCAGCTGGAATCAGTTCAACCGGATGCCGCATGACACCTTCTGGTGGCGGGGGATGGACGGCTCAGAGGTGCTGACGCATTTCATCACGACCTCCGAGAAGGATGGAGCTGAATACACCTATAACGGACGGATGACGGCAGGGCTGCTGCGCGGGATCTGGAATTCCTATCAGGATAAGGAGATCAACGATCACCTGATGTTTGCATACGGCTGGGGTGACGGGGGCGGCGGGCCGACGCGGGAGATGCTGGAGCTCCGCCGGCGCTTTGACAAGCTTCCCGGCATTCCGAAGATTGAGATGGGCAGTGCCGGGGAGTATTTCACCGGACTGCATGAACGGATCGGGAAGACGGAGGCGTTCGTACACACCTGGAACGGCGAGCTGTATTTCGAATGCCACCGGGGCACGTACACCTCACAAGCCCGCAACAAGAAATATAACCGCCGGCTGGAGCTGCTGCTGCGCGATGCCGAGTGGCTGCATACGCTGATGGGTGTAAGACAGGGGAATCTTGAAACCGCTTATCCTGCGGCTGAACTGACCGGGATCTGGGAGATTCTGCTGCGCAACCAGTTCCATGACATCATTCCCGGCTCGTCGATCGCTGAGGTCTACGAGGACAGCGTTGCTGAATATGCAGAAGGCGAAGCGCGCTCACTTGCTCTCATTAACGGTGTGGCTGATGCTAATAGCGGCAATAAGCCGGAGCAGCAAGCATTCACTCTGCTGAACAGCACGAACTGGAACCGTCCTCGTTATGCGCTGCTTCCTATAGATGCCGCGGATTCCGTACAGGTTCATAATGCTGACGGGAACCGGCTGTGGCAGCAGCGGACGGCAGACGGGGAAGTGTTGGTCTATGTTCCGTCTGTGCCTGCACTGGGCACGGCGGTGCTGAAGGTAGTACGCGGACAAGCAGCCGAGGGCTCTCAGGAGGCGCAGATTCAGCCGCTTGCAGCCGTATCCGGCAACACGCTGAGCACACCGCTTGTGGAAGTGGTGTGGAATGAGCAGGGGCATTTCACTTCGATGGTCGACCGCAAGAGCGGCCGTGAGCTGCTGGCGCCAGGGCAGCGCGGGAATGTACTGCAGGTGTTCGAAGATAAGCCGCTGGATTTTGAAGCGTGGGATATCGATATTTTCTACCAGGAAAAGATGAACGAGATCACTCAGCTGACCGGATGTGAGCTGACCGAGAACGGCCCGCTGCGGGCGGTGCTGCGCATGACCTGGACCTATCACCGTACAACGGTAACCCAGGACATCATCTTCTACCGTGATACTGTAAGGATTGATTTCCGCACGGAGCTGGACTGGCATGGGCATAACCAACTGCTGAAGGTGGCCTTCCCGGTGGATATTCATGCGCTGGAGGCTACTTATGATATTCAGTTCGGTAACGTGAAGCGTCCTACTCACTGGAATACGAGCTGGGATTACGCCCGCTTCGAAACGGTGGGCCATCAGTGGGCGGATGTCAGCGAGAAGGGCTATGGGATAGCGCTGCTTAACGACTGCAAATACGGCTATGACATCAAGGACAGCGTGCTCCGGCTGACGCTGCTGAAGTCGGCGGTGCATCCCGATCCGCAGCAGGATCAGGGGCATCATGAATTTACGTATGCCCTGTATCCGCATACCGGTGATTTCGTTGAAGGCGGGGTGGTCCAGGAGGCGTGGGAGCTGAATCATCCGCTGCGCAGTGTGGCAGGTGAGCTGGAAGGGAACCCGTTGCTCTATGTCGACGGCGCACATGTGACAGTGGATGCTATCAAACGTTCGGAGGACGGCAGTGATGTGGTGCTGCGGCTGCATGAATATGCAGGCTCCCGGACGAAGGTCACTATAGACAGCGCTTACGAGATTGCCTCCTGGCAGGAATGCAACCTGATGGAGGAGCCGCTGGGAGACTGGCAGGAAGCAGAGGAGCTGAGCTTCCAAGTGAAGCCGTATGAGATTAGAACGTTCAGA
- a CDS encoding glycoside hydrolase family 3 C-terminal domain-containing protein — protein MDAAAYPFRQIELPLDERVQDLLSRLTLAEKVSLMPQYQAAIERLGVGGYKHGTEGAHGISWLGKATSFPQPSGLACTWNPALLQEIGSAIGDEARAFYRKNPTINGLTLWAPTVDMERDPRWGRTEEAYGEDPELTGRLSTALVRGIQGDHPVYLKAVATLKHFLGNNNEIDRGVASSSIDPRNMREYYLEAFKPAFKEGGAQSMMTAYNSVNGVPVILHPAVMEIVKGEWGMDGFIVSDAGDLFGIVKDHKYYDSFAQSMAESIKNGIDSVTEETEETIKVIHEALREGLLTEADLDRALANTFRIRFRLGEFDPEEGNPYTKIDDSAILSKAYGELSLEAAKESIVLLKNDNAALPLNAAALSKVAVIGPLGDEAFRDWYSGTLPYAVTPLQGITKKLTGKQVTFESGDDRIILTSAASGQAVGFTGEDGRLAVLHDLPERGELFRHTAWGWTAHTLESASRKQYVTLTDAGTLTASADEIYGWYVKESLNLVEEGEGVVSLRTWNDQPVAISAGDGTLRVSEEEPSSEARIFHKQLVVNGVEAAVEAARAAEVAVVFVGNHPLLNGKEEIDRPDIVLPAEQENLVKAVYAANPNTVVVIVGSYPISSAWIDEHIPAVLYTSHGGQELGHAVADVLFGDYSPSGKLNMTWYRSVSQLPEFMDYDIIKGKRTYMYFDGEPLYPFGHGLSYAQVNYNKLSLSAEEVQQDGTISLTIELENSGSVDGDEVVQLYVQCLSNRIKRPLKQLKRFGKIRMAAGHKQTVTFTLPAAELSFWDVSREQYCVEDGEYRLMAGRSSGDIRLSATIRVHGETVPPRDLYAPVKAENYDDYDSVFLDECKAGGAAVHPVKEGAWIAFHNVRFAEGAAGVEMLVSSALGGVVEVRTGSPSGKLAATLAVPSGGVQQWHSLSAIADIDAGITDVYFVLQGEVLLSRVRFTV, from the coding sequence ATGGACGCTGCTGCATATCCTTTTAGACAAATTGAATTGCCATTAGATGAACGTGTTCAGGACCTGCTCTCCCGGCTGACGCTTGCGGAGAAAGTCAGTCTGATGCCGCAGTATCAGGCAGCCATTGAACGGCTCGGTGTAGGCGGTTACAAGCATGGGACGGAGGGTGCGCACGGGATTTCCTGGCTGGGCAAAGCCACCTCGTTCCCGCAGCCAAGCGGGCTCGCCTGTACCTGGAACCCGGCGCTGCTGCAAGAAATCGGTTCGGCAATCGGGGATGAGGCCAGAGCCTTTTACCGCAAGAATCCCACTATTAACGGCTTGACTCTGTGGGCACCGACAGTAGATATGGAACGGGACCCGCGCTGGGGGAGAACAGAGGAGGCGTACGGGGAAGACCCTGAGCTGACAGGCCGGCTGAGTACAGCGCTTGTCCGGGGAATTCAGGGGGATCATCCGGTGTATCTGAAAGCGGTAGCGACCCTGAAGCATTTCCTCGGCAACAATAATGAGATTGACCGGGGCGTGGCTTCGTCCAGCATTGACCCGCGCAATATGCGCGAATATTATCTGGAAGCCTTCAAGCCTGCCTTCAAGGAAGGCGGCGCACAATCCATGATGACCGCCTACAATTCCGTGAACGGCGTGCCGGTTATCCTGCATCCGGCGGTAATGGAGATTGTGAAGGGCGAATGGGGGATGGACGGCTTCATTGTCAGCGATGCCGGGGACCTGTTCGGCATTGTAAAGGACCATAAGTATTATGATTCCTTCGCCCAGTCCATGGCGGAATCCATTAAGAATGGCATTGACAGTGTGACCGAGGAGACGGAGGAGACCATTAAGGTCATTCACGAGGCGCTCCGTGAAGGGCTGCTGACCGAGGCGGATCTGGACCGCGCGCTGGCGAACACCTTCCGCATCCGCTTCCGGCTCGGTGAGTTCGATCCGGAGGAAGGAAATCCGTATACGAAGATAGACGACTCGGCGATTCTCAGCAAAGCGTATGGCGAGCTGTCGCTCGAAGCCGCGAAGGAATCCATCGTGCTGCTGAAGAATGATAACGCAGCCCTTCCGCTGAATGCAGCCGCGCTCTCCAAGGTGGCTGTGATCGGCCCGCTGGGGGACGAAGCGTTCAGAGACTGGTATTCCGGTACGCTGCCGTATGCGGTGACCCCTTTGCAGGGAATTACCAAGAAGCTGACAGGTAAGCAGGTCACCTTCGAGAGCGGGGATGACCGGATCATTCTGACCTCCGCTGCCAGCGGGCAAGCCGTGGGGTTTACGGGGGAAGACGGACGGCTCGCAGTGCTGCATGATCTGCCGGAACGCGGGGAGCTGTTCCGCCATACGGCATGGGGCTGGACTGCTCATACCCTTGAATCTGCCAGCCGGAAACAATATGTTACCCTGACAGATGCCGGCACACTGACTGCTTCCGCAGATGAAATCTATGGCTGGTATGTGAAGGAATCGTTGAACCTGGTTGAGGAAGGCGAAGGCGTTGTCAGCTTGCGTACCTGGAATGATCAGCCGGTTGCAATCAGTGCCGGAGACGGCACCCTCCGCGTCTCGGAAGAGGAGCCCTCTTCCGAAGCACGGATCTTCCATAAGCAACTGGTAGTGAATGGTGTAGAAGCAGCCGTTGAAGCGGCCCGGGCCGCTGAGGTTGCCGTCGTATTCGTCGGTAACCATCCGCTCTTGAACGGCAAGGAGGAGATTGACCGGCCGGATATTGTACTGCCAGCAGAGCAGGAGAATCTGGTCAAGGCCGTCTATGCCGCCAACCCCAATACCGTAGTGGTGATCGTCGGCAGCTACCCGATTTCCTCTGCCTGGATCGACGAGCATATTCCGGCCGTGCTGTACACCTCGCATGGCGGACAGGAGCTGGGCCATGCCGTCGCAGATGTCCTCTTCGGCGATTACAGCCCGTCCGGCAAGCTGAATATGACCTGGTACCGCAGCGTCAGCCAACTGCCTGAATTCATGGACTACGATATTATCAAAGGCAAAAGAACCTACATGTACTTCGACGGTGAGCCGCTCTACCCGTTCGGTCACGGTCTGAGCTACGCGCAGGTGAATTATAATAAGCTGTCGCTGTCAGCGGAGGAAGTACAGCAGGACGGTACAATCAGTCTGACCATAGAGCTTGAGAACAGCGGGAGCGTTGACGGTGACGAGGTAGTCCAGCTGTATGTCCAGTGCTTGTCCAACCGGATCAAGCGGCCGCTTAAGCAGCTGAAGAGGTTCGGCAAAATCCGGATGGCTGCCGGACACAAGCAGACGGTCACCTTCACCTTACCCGCCGCTGAGCTCTCCTTCTGGGACGTCAGCCGCGAACAGTACTGTGTGGAGGATGGAGAATACCGGCTAATGGCAGGCCGTTCCTCAGGAGATATCCGGCTGTCCGCCACCATCAGGGTGCATGGCGAGACCGTTCCGCCGCGTGATTTGTATGCGCCAGTTAAGGCTGAGAATTATGATGATTACGATAGCGTCTTCCTCGATGAATGTAAGGCTGGCGGCGCTGCGGTGCATCCGGTGAAGGAGGGGGCGTGGATCGCGTTCCATAATGTCCGGTTTGCGGAGGGGGCAGCAGGTGTCGAGATGCTGGTATCCTCCGCCTTGGGAGGCGTGGTTGAAGTCCGGACCGGCAGCCCGTCCGGCAAGCTGGCGGCTACACTTGCTGTTCCGTCCGGCGGCGTTCAGCAGTGGCACAGTCTGTCCGCTATAGCGGATATAGACGCCGGAATCACAGATGTGTATTTTGTCTTGCAGGGTGAGGTTCTGCTCAGCCGCGTTCGGTTTACAGTGTAG
- a CDS encoding sugar efflux transporter encodes MLKRTYALLLIPTYPIFLLCMLFQGMAISISAPFLAVYFTEELGVSAGTFGIFTAVTLLSGVALSMFIAKRSDAGLNRRRLMVICMMFNAVAFAGYIFIHDYYPLLAYMTIFTALGAPAMPQLFASAREAVSASSSPDHALANSALRSMFSLGFISGPLVGAALLSRFGFQGIFSTTTLIFLINALLVFSFVRPSAAKQPQQRRVQAHAGRQRSVRVLVPFLILTLLYTGHWANNLNISLFIVNTLGGTTQNVASVASICALMEIPFMLLLGLLSAKYNSKVLLGWGMVMGGIYYALVIGVGELWQLIAGQVLLAFFVAVISAIGISYIQDLLPDLPGYASTLYTNATTIGRLAGSLAGGAAAQWLGYRHSYLLCVVLVVCSLGLLLWPRRSPDETIQLRSPLN; translated from the coding sequence ATGCTCAAAAGAACCTATGCTCTGCTCCTCATTCCAACCTATCCTATATTCCTGCTCTGCATGCTGTTCCAGGGAATGGCCATCTCGATCAGCGCTCCATTCCTGGCGGTCTACTTCACAGAAGAACTCGGCGTCAGTGCCGGAACCTTCGGAATATTTACAGCGGTGACCCTCCTTAGCGGGGTAGCCTTAAGCATGTTCATTGCCAAACGCTCCGACGCCGGACTGAACCGCCGCAGGCTGATGGTGATCTGTATGATGTTCAACGCGGTTGCTTTTGCCGGATACATATTCATCCATGACTACTACCCGCTGCTGGCCTATATGACTATATTTACCGCATTAGGCGCACCGGCGATGCCGCAATTATTCGCCAGTGCCAGAGAAGCTGTGAGCGCCAGCAGCTCTCCTGATCATGCCTTGGCGAACTCGGCCCTGCGCTCGATGTTCTCCCTTGGCTTCATCAGCGGTCCGCTGGTAGGAGCCGCGCTCCTCAGCCGCTTCGGATTTCAGGGGATTTTCTCAACGACGACACTGATCTTTCTGATAAATGCCCTGCTGGTGTTCAGCTTCGTACGGCCTTCAGCTGCTAAGCAGCCTCAACAGCGTCGTGTCCAAGCGCATGCCGGACGGCAACGCAGCGTCAGGGTACTGGTTCCTTTTCTTATCCTGACCCTGCTCTATACCGGACACTGGGCCAATAATCTGAATATCTCCCTGTTCATTGTCAATACGCTGGGAGGCACTACACAGAATGTAGCTTCGGTAGCCAGTATCTGCGCATTAATGGAAATTCCGTTCATGCTGTTGCTGGGGCTGCTGTCAGCCAAATACAATAGTAAGGTGCTGCTTGGCTGGGGAATGGTAATGGGAGGAATCTATTATGCGCTGGTGATCGGAGTAGGTGAGCTGTGGCAGCTCATCGCCGGACAGGTGCTGCTGGCTTTTTTTGTGGCTGTAATCTCTGCGATTGGCATCAGCTATATTCAGGATTTGCTGCCTGACCTTCCCGGCTATGCCTCCACGCTGTACACTAACGCTACAACTATCGGCAGACTGGCCGGAAGCCTGGCGGGAGGAGCCGCAGCCCAGTGGTTAGGATACCGCCATTCCTACCTCCTCTGCGTAGTTCTGGTAGTCTGCTCACTGGGACTGCTGCTCTGGCCCCGCCGCTCTCCGGATGAGACAATACAACTCCGCTCGCCTCTTAATTAA
- a CDS encoding SDR family NAD(P)-dependent oxidoreductase, with amino-acid sequence MNILITGAGRGLGLELAAAALERGHAVIAGVRDLTRGQAALADLAAVHGDKLTLVTLDVTDEAGIAALAASLSEQARTLGVIINNAAVLNATDTALEALDIEEMQHAMEINLYGPMRVVKHLLPLLTGPDASIINISSEAGSITNAYPGSYPYTISKTALNMFTQKLHVTLKDRGIHVLSVHPGWMPTDMGGAKAPLHPRTSAEGILDLIGQRAEPSGHFRFVDYTGKDMEI; translated from the coding sequence ATGAATATTCTAATTACAGGGGCGGGACGCGGACTGGGTCTTGAACTGGCAGCTGCTGCGCTGGAACGTGGACATGCTGTTATTGCGGGAGTGAGGGATCTGACGCGCGGGCAGGCAGCATTAGCTGATCTGGCGGCAGTACACGGGGACAAGCTGACTCTTGTGACGCTTGATGTGACGGACGAGGCCGGAATAGCAGCGCTTGCTGCCAGCCTGAGCGAGCAGGCCCGGACACTCGGCGTCATCATCAATAATGCCGCAGTGCTGAATGCCACGGACACCGCACTTGAAGCACTGGATATAGAAGAGATGCAGCATGCCATGGAGATCAATCTGTATGGGCCGATGCGGGTGGTCAAGCACCTCCTGCCGCTGCTGACCGGGCCGGATGCTTCGATCATCAATATCTCATCAGAGGCAGGCAGTATCACCAATGCTTACCCGGGCAGCTATCCGTATACGATCTCCAAGACCGCACTCAATATGTTCACACAGAAGCTGCATGTCACGCTGAAGGACCGCGGCATCCATGTGCTCAGCGTCCATCCCGGCTGGATGCCTACCGATATGGGCGGAGCTAAGGCACCGCTTCACCCGCGCACCAGTGCCGAAGGTATTCTGGACCTGATCGGGCAGAGAGCCGAGCCGTCCGGACATTTCAGATTCGTGGATTACACGGGCAAGGATATGGAGATATAA
- a CDS encoding metallophosphoesterase family protein has translation MTTIYFEAIFDGMGWYEMRRQAGPARKRVLRAKRQAVPGVKRRIKAQTVEFAVFGDSHVGYGNSLSIFKSLLPKAVGSGNKRFIIFGGDNTQAGADHGNNANVYYKDFKDTVTATLGSIPYKASIGNWEASTRSLFTQYLGAVAGQMNFPGTQGKVRYMWLDCALGQFTPASLNLLRNLDDRYFYIIDFHWPLRVQGITVDSSHVLSAAETSKFFTAIPAKAREKVLAIFTHHGHKFYRKLSNIYPGYTKTKFFVTGCSGDYKCKPGGNMGYYNATLTSSGSGYKVEAFIAH, from the coding sequence GTGACTACTATTTATTTTGAAGCTATTTTTGATGGAATGGGGTGGTACGAGATGAGGAGACAGGCAGGACCGGCACGGAAGCGGGTGCTTCGCGCCAAGCGGCAGGCTGTACCCGGAGTGAAGCGCAGAATCAAGGCACAGACGGTTGAATTTGCGGTATTTGGTGACAGTCATGTGGGATACGGTAACAGCTTGAGCATCTTTAAGAGTCTTTTGCCCAAGGCGGTGGGCAGCGGGAACAAACGGTTTATCATCTTCGGGGGAGATAATACCCAGGCGGGAGCGGATCACGGAAATAACGCGAACGTCTACTATAAGGACTTCAAGGATACAGTGACTGCCACCCTGGGAAGCATCCCTTACAAGGCCTCTATAGGGAATTGGGAAGCCAGTACCCGGTCCTTGTTCACGCAGTATTTAGGGGCGGTGGCCGGACAGATGAATTTTCCTGGAACGCAGGGCAAGGTGAGATATATGTGGCTGGATTGCGCTCTGGGCCAGTTCACGCCGGCAAGCCTTAATCTGCTGCGGAATCTGGATGACAGGTACTTCTATATCATCGATTTCCACTGGCCGCTCCGGGTGCAGGGCATTACGGTGGATTCCAGCCATGTGCTCAGCGCAGCCGAGACCTCCAAGTTCTTCACAGCTATTCCTGCAAAAGCAAGAGAGAAGGTGCTGGCGATCTTCACCCATCATGGTCACAAATTCTACCGGAAGCTGAGCAACATCTATCCCGGGTACACCAAAACCAAATTCTTCGTCACTGGCTGCTCCGGGGACTACAAATGCAAGCCCGGCGGGAACATGGGCTACTATAACGCTACATTAACCAGCAGCGGGTCAGGTTATAAAGTTGAGGCTTTTATCGCGCACTGA
- a CDS encoding TetR/AcrR family transcriptional regulator gives MTNSAERTDPRVLRTRQFLKEALIELMEEMSIEKITVNRLAQRAQINRVTFYLHYRDIPDMLEKMADDMAEEVLEVVREDTDFTEAAQEEKWPMLEHLLVHIAENAKFYKIVLTSRKSTIFTDRLFKLMADIISARVESRVTAHDASEVTVQKDIAVWYGSAALIGTIIAWLREDMPYTPQYLAKQITSLRAN, from the coding sequence ATGACTAATTCCGCCGAGCGGACAGATCCGCGTGTCCTTCGTACACGCCAATTCCTCAAAGAGGCTCTGATTGAGCTGATGGAAGAGATGAGCATTGAGAAAATCACCGTCAACCGCCTTGCACAGCGGGCCCAAATTAACCGTGTAACCTTCTATCTGCATTACCGGGATATCCCGGATATGCTGGAGAAAATGGCGGATGATATGGCAGAGGAGGTTCTGGAGGTGGTGAGAGAGGATACGGACTTTACGGAAGCTGCACAAGAAGAGAAGTGGCCCATGCTGGAGCACCTGCTTGTGCATATTGCTGAGAACGCCAAATTCTACAAAATCGTACTTACGTCACGGAAGAGCACGATATTTACTGACCGGCTTTTTAAACTGATGGCAGACATTATTTCTGCACGGGTGGAGAGCAGGGTTACCGCGCATGATGCTTCGGAAGTAACGGTACAGAAGGATATCGCTGTGTGGTACGGCTCGGCGGCCCTCATTGGTACCATCATCGCCTGGCTTCGGGAGGACATGCCGTATACACCGCAGTATCTGGCGAAGCAGATTACTTCACTGCGGGCGAATTAA